A region of Silurus meridionalis isolate SWU-2019-XX chromosome 13, ASM1480568v1, whole genome shotgun sequence DNA encodes the following proteins:
- the scg3 gene encoding secretogranin-3 isoform X1: MRMMMMMKTLRMNTVAVFFILSITTALLPPTQAFPTPTASPDKAQNDRQLSEERPLQQQMADVVSGSKTDLKPTQTPESQSESQSESQSDQSIDDITVLKSLAEKSRELNNETPKSDLTDDRYNHDENDSTKARRLAEDYDTTKNRIDNKYTEDSESLHQLDGTPLTAEDIVQKIANKIYEEDDRGVFDRIVSKLLKLGLITESQADTLEVEVAEALQDLITKNAKNNEILELNDNNRDEDGRPSRRFDDEDDEVNDGGDAGDEDEDYEAVDEEQEEETRGVDGNWDGPSEGNDRNEVNPEDELQDLQYFPNFYRLLKSLDAEQDAEERETLITIMKTLIDFVKMMVKYGTITPEEGVSYLENLDNMIATQTRNKLGKALGPVSLSPPTAADDDDNTKEETAKMLREYENLKDSTKDERTVTENGHAGKSESYLEAIRKNIEWLKKHNNEKNKEDYDLSKLRDFMDQQVDMYLEKGILKKDEGDMIKRIYGSL, translated from the exons atgaggatgatgatgatgatgaagacttTAAGGATGAACACAGTGGCggtttttttcattctttccatcACAACTGCACTTTTACCCCCAACACAGGCCTTTCCTACCCCTACTGCATCCCCAG ATAAGGCACAGAATGACAGGCAGCTATCAGAGGAGAGACCACTACAGCAGCAG ATGGCAGATGTTGTCAGTGGCAGTAAAACAG ACctgaaacccacacagacacctGAGTCCCAGTCTGAGTCCCAGTCCGAGTCCCAGTCCGATCAGAGTATAGATGACATCACTGTGCTGAAGTCTCTGGCGGAGAAATCCAGAGAGCTGAACAACGAAACGCCCAAATCAGACCTGACAGACGATCGATACAATCACGACGAGAACGATTCCACCAAAGCCAGAAGACTGGCAGAAGATTACGACACCACCAAGAACCGCATCGACAACAAATACAcag AAGATTCCGAGAGCTTGCACCAGCTGGATGGAACTCCGCTCACTGCAGAGGACATCGTCCAGAAAATCGCCAACAAAATCTACGAGGAGGACGACCGCGGCGTGTTCGACAGAATCGTCTCCAAACTGCTCAAACTCGGACTG ATCACTGAAAGTCAGGCCGACACTCTGGAGGTTGAAGTCGCTGAAGCTCTGCAGGATCTGATTACCAAGAATGCCAAGAACAATGAGATCTTGGAGCTGAACGACAACAACAgg GATGAAGACGGTCGTCCCAGCCGTCGGtttgatgatgaggatgatgaggtaAACGATGGTGGTGATGCTGGTGATGAAGACGAGGATTATGAGGCTGTTGATgaagagcaggaggaggagaccAGAGGGGTTGATGGAAACTGGGACGGGCCGAGTGAAGGAAACGACAGGAACGAAGTGAACCCCGAGGATGAACTGCAGGACCTGCAATATTTCCCCAACTTCTACAGACTGCTCAAGAGCCTGGACGCAG agcaAGATGCTGAGGAGAGAGAAACTCTCATCACCATTATGAAGACTCTCATTGACTTTgtgaagatgatggtgaaaTATGGCACCATCACCCCTGAGGAGGGCGTGTCCTACCTGG AGAACCTGGACAACATGATCGCCACCCAAACCAGGAACAAGCTCGGGAAGGCGTTGGGTCCCGTCAGCCTCTCGCCCCCTACAG CAGCAGATGATGACGACAACACGAAAGAAGAAACCGCCAAAATGCTGAGGGAATATGAGAACCTGAAGGACTCAACCAAGGACGAGAGAACAGTGACAGAGAATG GTCATGCAGGAAAGTCAGAGTCGTATCTGGAGGCCATCAGGAAGAACATTGAGTGGCTTAAGAAGCACAATAACGAGAAGAATAAAGAAg ATTATGATCTGTCGAAGCTGAGGGATTTCATGGACCAGCAGGTGGACATGTACCTCGAGAAGGGAATCCTGAAGAAGGACGAAGGCGACATGATCAAGAGGATCTACGGAAGCCTGTAG
- the scg3 gene encoding secretogranin-3 isoform X2, translating into MRMMMMMKTLRMNTVAVFFILSITTALLPPTQAFPTPTASPDKAQNDRQLSEERPLQQQMADVVSGSKTDLKPTQTPESQSESQSESQSDQSIDDITVLKSLAEKSRELNNETPKSDLTDDRYNHDENDSTKARRLAEDYDTTKNRIDNKYTEDSESLHQLDGTPLTAEDIVQKIANKIYEEDDRGVFDRIVSKLLKLGLITESQADTLEVEVAEALQDLITKNAKNNEILELNDNNRDEDGRPSRRFDDEDDEVNDGGDAGDEDEDYEAVDEEQEEETRGVDGNWDGPSEGNDRNEVNPEDELQDLQYFPNFYRLLKSLDAEQDAEERETLITIMKTLIDFVKMMVKYGTITPEEGVSYLENLDNMIATQTRNKLGKALGPVSLSPPTADDDDNTKEETAKMLREYENLKDSTKDERTVTENGHAGKSESYLEAIRKNIEWLKKHNNEKNKEDYDLSKLRDFMDQQVDMYLEKGILKKDEGDMIKRIYGSL; encoded by the exons atgaggatgatgatgatgatgaagacttTAAGGATGAACACAGTGGCggtttttttcattctttccatcACAACTGCACTTTTACCCCCAACACAGGCCTTTCCTACCCCTACTGCATCCCCAG ATAAGGCACAGAATGACAGGCAGCTATCAGAGGAGAGACCACTACAGCAGCAG ATGGCAGATGTTGTCAGTGGCAGTAAAACAG ACctgaaacccacacagacacctGAGTCCCAGTCTGAGTCCCAGTCCGAGTCCCAGTCCGATCAGAGTATAGATGACATCACTGTGCTGAAGTCTCTGGCGGAGAAATCCAGAGAGCTGAACAACGAAACGCCCAAATCAGACCTGACAGACGATCGATACAATCACGACGAGAACGATTCCACCAAAGCCAGAAGACTGGCAGAAGATTACGACACCACCAAGAACCGCATCGACAACAAATACAcag AAGATTCCGAGAGCTTGCACCAGCTGGATGGAACTCCGCTCACTGCAGAGGACATCGTCCAGAAAATCGCCAACAAAATCTACGAGGAGGACGACCGCGGCGTGTTCGACAGAATCGTCTCCAAACTGCTCAAACTCGGACTG ATCACTGAAAGTCAGGCCGACACTCTGGAGGTTGAAGTCGCTGAAGCTCTGCAGGATCTGATTACCAAGAATGCCAAGAACAATGAGATCTTGGAGCTGAACGACAACAACAgg GATGAAGACGGTCGTCCCAGCCGTCGGtttgatgatgaggatgatgaggtaAACGATGGTGGTGATGCTGGTGATGAAGACGAGGATTATGAGGCTGTTGATgaagagcaggaggaggagaccAGAGGGGTTGATGGAAACTGGGACGGGCCGAGTGAAGGAAACGACAGGAACGAAGTGAACCCCGAGGATGAACTGCAGGACCTGCAATATTTCCCCAACTTCTACAGACTGCTCAAGAGCCTGGACGCAG agcaAGATGCTGAGGAGAGAGAAACTCTCATCACCATTATGAAGACTCTCATTGACTTTgtgaagatgatggtgaaaTATGGCACCATCACCCCTGAGGAGGGCGTGTCCTACCTGG AGAACCTGGACAACATGATCGCCACCCAAACCAGGAACAAGCTCGGGAAGGCGTTGGGTCCCGTCAGCCTCTCGCCCCCTACAG CAGATGATGACGACAACACGAAAGAAGAAACCGCCAAAATGCTGAGGGAATATGAGAACCTGAAGGACTCAACCAAGGACGAGAGAACAGTGACAGAGAATG GTCATGCAGGAAAGTCAGAGTCGTATCTGGAGGCCATCAGGAAGAACATTGAGTGGCTTAAGAAGCACAATAACGAGAAGAATAAAGAAg ATTATGATCTGTCGAAGCTGAGGGATTTCATGGACCAGCAGGTGGACATGTACCTCGAGAAGGGAATCCTGAAGAAGGACGAAGGCGACATGATCAAGAGGATCTACGGAAGCCTGTAG
- the scg3 gene encoding secretogranin-3 isoform X3: MRMMMMMKTLRMNTVAVFFILSITTALLPPTQAFPTPTASPDKAQNDRQLSEERPLQQQMADVVSGSKTDLKPTQTPESQSESQSESQSDQSIDDITVLKSLAEKSRELNNETPKSDLTDDRYNHDENDSTKARRLAEDYDTTKNRIDNKYTDSESLHQLDGTPLTAEDIVQKIANKIYEEDDRGVFDRIVSKLLKLGLITESQADTLEVEVAEALQDLITKNAKNNEILELNDNNRDEDGRPSRRFDDEDDEVNDGGDAGDEDEDYEAVDEEQEEETRGVDGNWDGPSEGNDRNEVNPEDELQDLQYFPNFYRLLKSLDAEQDAEERETLITIMKTLIDFVKMMVKYGTITPEEGVSYLENLDNMIATQTRNKLGKALGPVSLSPPTAADDDDNTKEETAKMLREYENLKDSTKDERTVTENGHAGKSESYLEAIRKNIEWLKKHNNEKNKEDYDLSKLRDFMDQQVDMYLEKGILKKDEGDMIKRIYGSL; this comes from the exons atgaggatgatgatgatgatgaagacttTAAGGATGAACACAGTGGCggtttttttcattctttccatcACAACTGCACTTTTACCCCCAACACAGGCCTTTCCTACCCCTACTGCATCCCCAG ATAAGGCACAGAATGACAGGCAGCTATCAGAGGAGAGACCACTACAGCAGCAG ATGGCAGATGTTGTCAGTGGCAGTAAAACAG ACctgaaacccacacagacacctGAGTCCCAGTCTGAGTCCCAGTCCGAGTCCCAGTCCGATCAGAGTATAGATGACATCACTGTGCTGAAGTCTCTGGCGGAGAAATCCAGAGAGCTGAACAACGAAACGCCCAAATCAGACCTGACAGACGATCGATACAATCACGACGAGAACGATTCCACCAAAGCCAGAAGACTGGCAGAAGATTACGACACCACCAAGAACCGCATCGACAACAAATACAcag ATTCCGAGAGCTTGCACCAGCTGGATGGAACTCCGCTCACTGCAGAGGACATCGTCCAGAAAATCGCCAACAAAATCTACGAGGAGGACGACCGCGGCGTGTTCGACAGAATCGTCTCCAAACTGCTCAAACTCGGACTG ATCACTGAAAGTCAGGCCGACACTCTGGAGGTTGAAGTCGCTGAAGCTCTGCAGGATCTGATTACCAAGAATGCCAAGAACAATGAGATCTTGGAGCTGAACGACAACAACAgg GATGAAGACGGTCGTCCCAGCCGTCGGtttgatgatgaggatgatgaggtaAACGATGGTGGTGATGCTGGTGATGAAGACGAGGATTATGAGGCTGTTGATgaagagcaggaggaggagaccAGAGGGGTTGATGGAAACTGGGACGGGCCGAGTGAAGGAAACGACAGGAACGAAGTGAACCCCGAGGATGAACTGCAGGACCTGCAATATTTCCCCAACTTCTACAGACTGCTCAAGAGCCTGGACGCAG agcaAGATGCTGAGGAGAGAGAAACTCTCATCACCATTATGAAGACTCTCATTGACTTTgtgaagatgatggtgaaaTATGGCACCATCACCCCTGAGGAGGGCGTGTCCTACCTGG AGAACCTGGACAACATGATCGCCACCCAAACCAGGAACAAGCTCGGGAAGGCGTTGGGTCCCGTCAGCCTCTCGCCCCCTACAG CAGCAGATGATGACGACAACACGAAAGAAGAAACCGCCAAAATGCTGAGGGAATATGAGAACCTGAAGGACTCAACCAAGGACGAGAGAACAGTGACAGAGAATG GTCATGCAGGAAAGTCAGAGTCGTATCTGGAGGCCATCAGGAAGAACATTGAGTGGCTTAAGAAGCACAATAACGAGAAGAATAAAGAAg ATTATGATCTGTCGAAGCTGAGGGATTTCATGGACCAGCAGGTGGACATGTACCTCGAGAAGGGAATCCTGAAGAAGGACGAAGGCGACATGATCAAGAGGATCTACGGAAGCCTGTAG